A genomic region of Streptococcus suis contains the following coding sequences:
- the nusG gene encoding transcription termination/antitermination protein NusG, with protein sequence MYDSFDKGWFVLQTYSGYENKVKENLLQRAHTYNMLENILRVEIPTQTVQVEKNGEVKEVEENRFPGYVLVEMVMTDEAWFVVRNTPNVTGFVGSHGNRSKPTPLLEEEIRQILVSMGQTVQEFDIDVKVGDTVRIIDGAFTDYTGKITEIDNNKVKMVISMFGNDTIAEVNLSQIAEL encoded by the coding sequence ATGTACGATAGTTTTGATAAGGGCTGGTTTGTTTTACAGACCTACTCAGGATATGAAAATAAAGTGAAGGAAAACTTGCTCCAACGTGCCCACACTTATAACATGTTGGAAAACATCCTCCGTGTAGAAATTCCAACTCAGACTGTTCAGGTTGAAAAGAACGGTGAGGTCAAGGAAGTAGAAGAAAACCGTTTCCCTGGTTATGTTTTGGTGGAAATGGTTATGACCGATGAAGCTTGGTTTGTGGTTCGTAACACGCCAAACGTTACAGGTTTCGTGGGTTCACACGGTAACCGTTCAAAACCAACTCCACTTTTGGAAGAAGAAATCCGTCAAATCTTGGTGTCTATGGGACAAACCGTTCAAGAATTTGATATTGATGTCAAAGTTGGCGATACTGTTCGTATCATCGACGGTGCCTTCACAGACTACACAGGTAAAATTACAGAAATTGATAACAACAAGGTCAAAATGGTTATCTCTATGTTTGGTAATGATACCATTGCAGAGGTTAATTTGAGCCAGATTGCTGAGTTGTAA
- the secE gene encoding preprotein translocase subunit SecE, with protein MKFIKDIIRILKDTSWPTRKQSWTDFVSVVEYTAFFVAVVYLFDLILSRGIMSLINLF; from the coding sequence ATGAAATTTATCAAAGACATTATCCGCATTTTAAAAGATACGTCTTGGCCAACTCGTAAGCAGAGCTGGACGGATTTCGTGTCTGTAGTGGAATATACTGCCTTTTTCGTAGCGGTGGTTTACCTCTTTGACTTGATTTTGTCACGAGGAATCATGAGCTTGATCAATCTTTTCTAG
- the rpmG gene encoding 50S ribosomal protein L33, whose amino-acid sequence MALKKASLACTVCGSRNYSISLSSNPKPTRLEVNKFCKHCGQYTVHKETR is encoded by the coding sequence ATGGCACTAAAAAAAGCAAGCCTAGCCTGTACTGTTTGTGGTTCTCGAAACTATTCAATCAGCCTTTCGAGCAATCCCAAGCCAACACGGTTAGAAGTAAATAAATTTTGTAAACACTGTGGACAATACACTGTTCACAAGGAAACCAGATAG
- the pbp2a gene encoding penicillin-binding protein PBP2A yields MDDLQHQPIEVPEDFQIDHEDLPSRRRRGNRGSVDKPKKKSRIPEPIRKFWRRYQLTKILIILMVLTVLTVGGYLFFLAKTANVGDLQQALKATTIIYDKDGAEAGTLSGQKGTYVELDAVSDNLENAVIATEDRSFYKNSGINYQRTILAALTLGRSGGGSTITQQLAKNAFLTQDQTISRKAREFFLALEINKKYSKQEILTMYLNNAYFGNGVWGVEDASQKYFGIPASDLTLEQAAVIAGMLKGPEIYNPYYSLENAVNRRDTVLQNMVNAGYIDQATADAGFQVDLASQLADTYSGKQDNYSYPSYFDAVIAEAIERYGLKESDIINNGYRIYTEMDQNSQASMQVIFDDETMFPTSSFDGTHAQAASVALDPTTGGVRALVGRVNSSEDAVFRTFNFATQAKRSPGSTIKPLVAYAPAVAAGWSIDMALDNHTETYGDYTLHNYDYSTSDTIPMYQALALSYNLPVAHIVNTLGIDKAFEYGQKFGLDMENVEKVLGVSIGSGVETNPLQMAQAYATFANKGVMKDAHLITRIETASGKVLAEHRETSTKVIDRSVADKMTAMMLGTYTNGTGVTADAANYYIAGKTGTTETSFDVNLVNDQWHIAYTPDLVISQWVGFEQTDENHYIDSSSYWMAPSVFQTVANSILPYTAGTQFEVENAYAQNGIVEVAPDEAAQTESSLGQEQVQEISDQAKNLIEQTKQNLIDAQLPERAKTLWDNITSWFGELSNP; encoded by the coding sequence ATGGACGATTTGCAACATCAGCCGATTGAAGTTCCAGAAGATTTCCAAATTGATCATGAAGACCTACCTAGCCGTCGCCGCAGGGGAAATCGTGGCTCTGTTGATAAACCAAAGAAAAAATCACGTATTCCGGAGCCGATTCGTAAATTTTGGCGGCGTTACCAACTGACTAAAATTTTAATCATTTTAATGGTCCTGACAGTTCTTACAGTAGGTGGCTATCTATTTTTCCTTGCAAAGACAGCTAATGTTGGTGATTTACAGCAGGCGCTAAAAGCCACAACGATTATTTATGATAAAGATGGTGCGGAAGCTGGGACATTGTCAGGTCAGAAGGGGACCTATGTAGAGCTGGATGCTGTCTCCGATAATTTAGAGAATGCCGTCATCGCTACAGAAGATCGGAGCTTCTACAAAAATTCAGGCATTAATTACCAGCGTACAATTTTGGCTGCCTTGACGTTAGGTCGGTCTGGAGGTGGTTCAACTATTACCCAGCAATTGGCAAAAAATGCCTTTCTAACTCAGGATCAGACCATCAGTCGAAAGGCTCGAGAATTCTTTTTGGCTCTGGAAATCAATAAAAAGTACAGCAAGCAAGAAATTTTGACCATGTATCTCAATAACGCCTATTTTGGGAATGGTGTTTGGGGAGTGGAAGATGCAAGCCAAAAGTACTTCGGTATTCCAGCCAGTGATCTTACTCTTGAGCAAGCGGCCGTCATTGCAGGTATGCTCAAGGGACCTGAGATTTATAATCCTTATTATTCTCTAGAAAATGCAGTTAATCGTCGGGATACAGTCCTGCAAAACATGGTCAATGCTGGTTATATTGATCAAGCGACTGCAGATGCAGGTTTCCAAGTCGATTTAGCGAGCCAGTTAGCAGATACCTATTCTGGTAAGCAAGATAACTATTCCTATCCATCTTATTTTGATGCTGTGATTGCTGAGGCGATTGAGCGATACGGACTGAAAGAATCAGACATTATTAATAACGGCTATAGGATTTACACAGAGATGGATCAAAATTCTCAAGCCAGTATGCAGGTGATTTTTGATGATGAGACCATGTTCCCGACATCAAGTTTTGATGGTACCCATGCTCAGGCTGCCAGCGTAGCTCTTGATCCGACGACTGGTGGAGTTCGTGCCTTGGTTGGTCGAGTTAACAGTTCAGAGGATGCGGTCTTTCGGACCTTCAACTTTGCGACACAAGCCAAGCGCAGTCCTGGTTCAACAATCAAGCCTCTTGTTGCCTATGCTCCAGCAGTAGCGGCGGGCTGGTCGATTGATATGGCTCTGGATAACCATACAGAAACCTACGGCGATTACACCTTGCATAACTATGATTATTCGACTTCTGATACCATTCCAATGTATCAAGCTTTGGCTCTCTCTTACAATTTACCAGTAGCTCATATAGTGAACACCTTGGGGATTGACAAAGCCTTCGAGTATGGACAAAAGTTTGGGCTTGATATGGAAAATGTCGAGAAAGTTTTGGGGGTTTCAATTGGTTCTGGAGTGGAGACTAATCCTCTGCAAATGGCCCAGGCCTACGCTACTTTTGCGAATAAGGGGGTGATGAAGGATGCCCATCTCATCACTCGTATTGAAACGGCTAGTGGAAAGGTTTTAGCAGAGCATCGAGAAACAAGTACCAAGGTGATTGACCGCTCTGTCGCAGATAAGATGACAGCAATGATGCTTGGAACCTATACCAATGGTACGGGAGTGACAGCAGATGCGGCCAATTATTATATTGCTGGGAAAACAGGAACAACCGAAACGAGTTTTGATGTCAATCTTGTCAATGACCAGTGGCATATTGCCTACACACCTGATTTGGTCATCAGTCAGTGGGTTGGTTTTGAGCAGACAGATGAAAATCATTATATAGATAGTAGTAGCTACTGGATGGCTCCGTCGGTCTTCCAGACTGTAGCCAATTCAATCTTGCCATATACTGCAGGAACACAGTTCGAAGTAGAAAATGCCTATGCACAAAATGGTATTGTAGAAGTAGCTCCAGATGAAGCTGCACAAACTGAATCAAGTCTTGGTCAAGAACAGGTACAAGAAATTTCAGATCAGGCGAAAAACTTGATTGAGCAAACCAAACAAAATCTAATCGATGCCCAGTTACCAGAACGAGCAAAAACCTTGTGGGATAACATTACGTCTTGGTTTGGAGAGTTGTCAAATCCATAA
- a CDS encoding NAD(P)/FAD-dependent oxidoreductase — MTQVYDITIIGGGPVGLFAAFYAHLRQAKVKIIDSLPQLGGQPAILYPEKAILDIPAFPSLTGQELTDNLLAQLAPFDTTICLNETLTAIEPGETITLRTNKGSHQTKTLIIAMGGGAFKPRPLEIDGADRFDNVHYHVSNIQQYADKDIVVLGGGDSAVDWSLAFEKIAKTTHIVHRRDNFRALEHSVEELKQSSVSIHTPFVPKELSGGNGRASSIHFDKVKSEDKLSLSFDHLFVNYGFKSSVGTLKEWGLELNRHRIVVNSKQETSVPGIYAIGDCCFYEGKVDLIATGLGEAPTAVNNAMNYLNPNEKVQPKHSTSL, encoded by the coding sequence ATGACACAAGTATATGATATTACCATCATCGGTGGCGGACCTGTCGGTCTCTTCGCCGCCTTCTACGCCCACCTCCGTCAAGCCAAGGTCAAAATCATTGACTCCCTTCCCCAACTGGGTGGCCAGCCTGCCATTCTCTATCCCGAAAAGGCCATTTTAGACATTCCCGCCTTTCCCAGCCTGACAGGACAGGAGTTGACCGACAACCTCCTCGCCCAGCTGGCTCCATTTGACACCACCATCTGCCTCAATGAAACCCTGACTGCTATTGAACCTGGGGAAACCATTACCCTAAGGACCAACAAGGGCAGCCACCAGACCAAGACCCTGATTATCGCTATGGGTGGCGGGGCCTTCAAGCCACGTCCGCTGGAGATTGATGGTGCTGACAGATTTGACAACGTCCACTACCACGTGTCCAACATCCAGCAGTATGCCGACAAGGACATCGTCGTCTTGGGTGGCGGTGACTCTGCGGTCGATTGGTCCCTGGCCTTTGAAAAAATCGCCAAGACCACTCACATCGTCCACCGTCGTGACAACTTCCGAGCCCTCGAGCACAGCGTGGAAGAGCTCAAGCAGTCCAGCGTCAGCATCCACACACCTTTTGTCCCTAAAGAGCTTTCTGGGGGAAATGGCAGAGCTTCTAGCATTCATTTTGACAAGGTTAAGAGCGAGGACAAGCTCAGCCTGTCTTTCGACCACCTCTTTGTCAACTACGGTTTCAAATCATCTGTCGGTACGCTGAAAGAATGGGGACTGGAACTCAATCGCCACCGCATCGTGGTCAACAGCAAGCAAGAAACTTCTGTTCCTGGTATCTATGCCATCGGTGACTGTTGTTTCTATGAAGGAAAGGTTGATCTGATTGCGACTGGACTGGGCGAAGCCCCAACCGCCGTCAACAATGCCATGAACTACCTCAATCCAAATGAAAAAGTGCAACCCAAGCACTCAACCAGCCTATAA
- a CDS encoding RluA family pseudouridine synthase, whose translation MKIDIRIPQAFPQLTVKEVLEDYFLIPRKIRHFLRTKKHVRVNGELINWQSPIAAGDLLELTFDQEDYPEKSIPLGQADLVEELYQDEHLIIVNKPEGMKTHGNEPTEIALLNHVSAYVGQTCYVVHRLDMETSGAILFAKNPFILPILNRILEDKVIYRDYLALCQGQLRKTDWTITDKIGRDRHDRRKRVVDNRKGQAALTQVHLLKTLGKNSLVTCRLQTGRTHQIRVHLSHHGHALIGDPLYSRITAPRLMLHAQKLSLTHPLTLEEISVEARSESFERIVKKS comes from the coding sequence ATGAAAATTGACATTCGCATTCCCCAAGCCTTTCCACAACTGACTGTTAAGGAAGTCTTGGAAGATTATTTTCTCATTCCCAGAAAAATCCGCCACTTCCTCCGCACCAAGAAGCATGTCCGTGTCAACGGCGAACTGATTAACTGGCAGAGTCCGATTGCTGCAGGCGACCTGCTAGAATTGACCTTTGACCAGGAAGATTATCCTGAAAAAAGTATTCCTCTAGGACAGGCGGACTTGGTAGAGGAACTCTATCAAGATGAGCATTTGATTATCGTCAACAAGCCCGAAGGCATGAAAACCCACGGCAATGAGCCTACTGAAATCGCCCTGCTCAACCATGTATCTGCCTATGTCGGTCAGACCTGCTATGTGGTCCACAGGCTGGATATGGAAACCAGCGGAGCCATTCTCTTTGCCAAAAATCCTTTTATCCTGCCCATTCTCAATCGGATTTTGGAAGACAAGGTCATCTACCGTGACTATCTGGCCCTCTGCCAAGGGCAGCTAAGAAAGACAGACTGGACTATCACTGATAAAATCGGACGGGACCGACACGACCGCAGAAAGCGGGTGGTCGACAACCGCAAGGGACAGGCTGCTTTGACCCAAGTCCATCTCTTGAAGACCCTTGGCAAAAATAGTTTGGTTACCTGTCGCCTCCAGACAGGGCGGACACATCAGATTCGGGTGCATTTGTCCCATCATGGTCATGCCCTAATCGGAGACCCTCTTTACAGTCGAATCACAGCACCCCGCCTCATGCTCCATGCCCAAAAACTCAGCTTGACCCACCCGCTGACCCTCGAAGAAATCAGCGTGGAAGCACGGTCGGAGAGTTTTGAAAGAATAGTAAAAAAGAGCTGA
- the purR gene encoding pur operon repressor yields MKLRRSERMVVISNYLINHPYELTSLNTFAEKYESAKSSISEDIAIIKKAFEESSIGHIETITGASGGVVFTPSISKAESVEIAQALRDQMAESNRILPGGYIYSSDLLSTPHILKNVGRIIADAFKDEKIDAVMTVATKGVPLANAVANVLNVPFVIVRRDLKITEGSTVSVNYVSGSSDRIEKMFLSKRSLKAGSRVLIVDDFLKNGGTINGMISLLSEFDSTLVGVAVFAENQKGDRSVANYKSLLAVTDINVKENRVDVELGNIFE; encoded by the coding sequence ATGAAATTAAGAAGAAGTGAGCGTATGGTTGTCATTTCCAATTACCTCATCAACCACCCTTATGAATTAACTAGTTTGAATACCTTTGCGGAAAAGTATGAATCTGCCAAGTCATCTATCTCAGAGGATATTGCCATCATTAAAAAGGCTTTTGAGGAAAGCTCTATCGGGCATATTGAAACCATTACTGGTGCCAGTGGAGGAGTTGTTTTTACTCCATCGATCTCTAAGGCAGAGTCCGTCGAAATTGCACAGGCCCTTCGTGATCAGATGGCCGAAAGTAATCGTATCTTGCCAGGCGGTTATATCTATTCATCTGACTTGCTGTCTACACCACATATTTTGAAAAATGTCGGTCGTATCATTGCAGATGCTTTCAAAGATGAAAAGATTGATGCGGTCATGACAGTTGCGACTAAGGGTGTCCCTTTGGCCAATGCTGTTGCCAATGTCCTTAATGTACCGTTTGTTATTGTGCGCCGTGATTTGAAAATCACAGAAGGTTCAACCGTTTCTGTCAACTATGTGTCAGGATCTAGCGACCGTATCGAAAAGATGTTTCTGTCCAAGCGTAGTTTGAAGGCAGGAAGCCGTGTCTTAATCGTCGATGACTTCTTGAAAAATGGTGGCACCATCAATGGTATGATTAGCCTTTTGTCTGAGTTTGACTCAACCTTGGTAGGCGTGGCTGTCTTTGCGGAAAACCAAAAAGGGGACCGTAGCGTAGCTAACTACAAATCTTTGCTCGCTGTGACCGACATCAATGTCAAGGAAAACCGAGTTGATGTAGAGTTGGGAAATATTTTTGAATAA
- a CDS encoding aminoglycoside phosphotransferase family protein — MAVRIVSRQPLTKGWSTDQKYKVQLEDGRFGLLRIAERPAYEAKRLEFQLVENLFGLGLPVAEPLSFWADDLSVYTLYEWVEGQDMNEVASDLSDSVLYDLGCQAGQFLRTLHALPIDQSQRDWNSFYQAKIDSKIKAYQATSHSYPNGQAMIDFVQANRHLLEGRQIAYHHGDFHTGNFLLGRDGKLKILDFDRYDIGDPWEEFNRLIFTADLSPAFARGQVDAYFDGVIPEEFWRLLALYLTVNSLGALSWAEQVDSEQISLMKLQAQKISEWYEYFNHHLPKWYM; from the coding sequence ATGGCAGTTAGGATAGTGTCTCGACAGCCCCTCACCAAAGGCTGGTCCACGGACCAAAAGTACAAGGTCCAGCTAGAAGATGGTCGCTTTGGTCTGTTGAGAATAGCAGAGCGACCAGCCTATGAGGCTAAGCGATTAGAGTTTCAGTTAGTTGAAAACCTGTTTGGTCTAGGTTTGCCTGTGGCAGAGCCACTAAGTTTTTGGGCGGATGACTTGTCAGTCTACACCCTCTATGAATGGGTGGAAGGTCAGGACATGAATGAAGTGGCTTCCGATCTGTCTGATTCTGTCTTGTATGATTTGGGCTGTCAGGCTGGACAGTTTTTGCGAACCTTGCATGCCCTACCGATTGACCAAAGTCAACGGGACTGGAACAGTTTTTATCAGGCTAAGATTGACAGTAAAATCAAGGCCTACCAAGCAACTAGTCATTCCTATCCAAATGGTCAAGCTATGATAGACTTTGTCCAGGCCAATCGTCACTTGCTTGAAGGGAGACAGATTGCCTACCATCATGGAGATTTTCATACAGGGAATTTTCTACTGGGAAGAGATGGAAAGCTAAAAATCTTAGACTTTGATCGCTACGACATAGGAGATCCCTGGGAAGAATTCAACCGTTTGATTTTCACGGCAGATTTGTCTCCAGCCTTTGCGCGTGGTCAGGTAGATGCCTATTTTGACGGCGTTATTCCAGAGGAATTTTGGAGACTTTTAGCTCTATACTTAACAGTAAACAGTCTAGGCGCTCTTTCTTGGGCAGAACAAGTAGATTCCGAACAAATTTCATTGATGAAGTTGCAAGCGCAGAAGATTTCTGAATGGTATGAATATTTTAATCATCATCTTCCAAAGTGGTATATGTAA